The DNA region TCTTATCCTTTCAGGCTTCAATATCGGGGAGAACATAAGTACTGATACTATCACAACATCCGGCACCATTGGTGCTGCACTCGAAGGGGCAAGTTATGGTGTTCCTGCCATTGCCGCTTCCATCCAGGTAAAGGAAGAATGCCTTAAGTTCGATGATCTCAGGGATTTCCAGCATGACTTCGATGTGGGAGTGAAGTTTGTAAACAGGGTGGCAAAAAAAGTGTTGAAGGATGGTCTTCCTGAGAATGTGGACCTTTTGAACATCAACATCCCACATTTTGCAGAAGATGATTGTGAAGTGGAAATTACAAGGCTTGCACGTAAGTTCTTCGACACTGATGTGGAAGAGCGGCATGATCCCCGGGGGACGTCATATTACTGGATCACAGGTGACCTGATCCATGAAGCAGAAGAGGGAACTGACGTCAACGCCATTGAGAACGGTCATATATCCGTGACACCGATCTCGCTGGATGCTACATCTCCGATCAATTTCTCGGATATAGAACATCTGGTCTGATGTTTTGATACCTATGGCCAGATGAAAATAATTATATTTATTTTTTAATTTTTATGGTGAGGTTTTTCCAGTTCTCATCGACACCGTGAAGGGTCTCCACAGAAGAACTTGCCATTGCTCCAAGTATCTTCTGTACGAAATGGTTGATCTCGATATCATTACCGTCTACTGTAAGTTCTACTTCCATTTTATTGATCTCCAATGATTGTTTTTTTCTCAATGATCCTTCTTTCTTTAGAGTCCCTGTAAAAAGGAATTCTACGTTCGATGGATGCTCTCAGGAGCTCTGGAAGGTCTTCGGGATCAGCATTTGAGAAGTCTATAAGATTATCATTGACAAGAAGGCAGGGTTTTAGCTTACCATCCGCAGTTATCCTGAGCCTGTTGCAATTAGCACAGAATTCTGCATTGTCAATAGGTCGTACGAACTCAACTTCTGCCCCGTCGATAATATAGCTTTTACGGTGATGCATTTTGCGCATCCTTGTGGTATCTGCACGCCTTTCAAGATCTTTCTCGATCTCTTCAGCATCGAGGTTGTATTGTGCACCTTCCCTGAAGTCCATGACCTGTATAATTTGCAACACGAGGTCTCCCTTGTGAGTTCGAACGAAATCCAGCATCTCATCTATCTCATTCTCATTTATGCCCTTGAGGAGGACCATGTTGATCTTCACGGGGGTAAGGCCAGCATCTATGGCTGCATTTATCCCTTCGAGGACATCATTCAGGTTTTCCGGTTTTCCATGTGTGATGTAGGCATATTTTTCCGGATCAAGGGTGTCAAGACTTACATTGACGCGGTCCAGGCCTGCTTCTTTAAGAGCGTATGCCCGGTCTTTCAGGAGAACGCCGTTGGTTGTTACTGAAACGTCCTTTAGTTCCGGCAATGCTCTGAGTATCTCCTCGAAATCTTTCCTGACAAGAGGTTCACCACCTGAGAACTTGACCTTATTGACGCCGAACTTTGCTGCAGTTGTCACTATGTCTGAGATCATTCCAACCGTCATCTCATTTCTGCTGCCTTCATCTCCTTCACTGTGGCAATAGATGCAGTCAAGGTTACAGCGGTTGGTAAGTGATATCCGAAGACTTTTGACCGTTCGTCCGAACTTGTCTGTAAGAAGATCATTTGAAGTTTTCATGTTCGTATACACTAGAATGGATTATGTTATGAACAGGAATAGTAATGGATATATATAAAACCAACTCAATTAGTGACATGAAACGATCGGTCCTAATTGCAGGAACACATAGCGGTGTAGGCAAAACCACCGTGGCAATGGGTGTTATGGCCGCCCTTACGAAAAGGAATATGAAAGTACAGCCCTACAAGGTTGGTCCTGATTACATAGATCCTACTCATCACACTGCTATATGCGGCAGATCTTCAAGAAATCTTGATACATTCATGATGGGTGTTGATGGTGTTCGCAGAACTGTTGATAACAGCTACAAGGATGCTGATATCTCTGTCATCGAAGGCGTAATGGGTCTTTACGATGGTATGAATTCAACGGAGATCGCCAGCTCAGCCCATGTTGCCAAGTCTCTTGGTATCCCTGTTATTCTGGTAGTGAATGTGCACGGCATGTCAAGAAGTGCAGCTGCCATAGTCAAAGGATTCACCGAGTTCGACAAAGATGTGAACATTGCCGGTGTTATCCTTAACAGGGTGGGTAGCCCCCGACATGCCCAGATGATCAAAGATGTTCTTCCCGACATTCCTGTTGTGGGAACTGTTCCAAGGAACAACGATATAAAGGTACCTTCAAGGCATCTTGGCCTGCACATGGCTTCTGAACAGGACTATGATGTTGGTAAGCTTGCAGAGTTCATTGAGGAGAATGTTGATATCGATGAGATCCTCTCCCTTGCTTCCGAGCCAAAGAAGCCTGAGGTAGAAGATGACCGATGTGTTGGTAATATGTCTGAGGTCACAATTGGTGTTGCCCGTGATGATGCATTCTGTTTCTATTATGAAGAAATGTTCGACATGTTCCGTAAATGTGGTGCAAAGATAGAGTTCTTCAGTCCGCTTGATGGCGACATTCCTGAAGTGGATGGTATGTACTTTGGTGGTGGATATCCTGAGCTTAACATTGCTGAGCTTGAAAAATCAAGGACGACCAAAAAGCTCAAAGACTTCTCAGCAGACGGCATGCCTATCTACGGTGAATGCGGAGGACTACAATACCTTTGCAGTTCCTATGAGATCGAGGACGTTGTTTACAAGATGGCAGACCTTTTCCCTGCAGAGACTATCCTTACAAAGAGACTTCAGGCACTGGGATACACTGAAGGTGTTGCAAAGGGTAAGTTCATAAACGGACCTGTCAGGGGACATGAGTTCCACTACTCTCTCACAGAATGTGACAGTGATTCAAGGCTTATCTATGAAATGTCACGTGGAAAAGGTATCATGAATGGCAAGGATGGTATCACAGAGCACAATTCTCTGGCAAGTTATATGCACGCACATCCGGGTTCTTTCCCTGTGGACAGTTTTGTGGAACAGTGCCGCAAATATGGTCGAAAATAAAGTAATGGGAAAACAGAAGTTATTGCTGGTGTAGGTAGAATCTGATACTCAATATGATCTGATATTCACTGGGAACTGAAGGCCAATAGAGTCTGATGCCAGTAGTAACTGAAAACTAATAGTGACTGGTCGAAGTTTAAAAGGAGGGCCTTCAAGCCTTCTTTTCTCTTTCTTTTTCCATTTTGTTCTTGAGCCACATCCTTCTGCTGTAATAGTTTAAAGGATGCTTTGTGTTCTTGCAGATCTCATCCGGATTATAGCAGTTACCGTACGTGCGCATTGTATTGCAGGATGGTGGTTTGTAAGATGTTCCTGATGAGCCGGCAATATGCTGGATCTGGTATCTTGTTTTCTCCTCGTCAAAGTCAGGAGATACATTGAACATGGCTACGACCTCGTCCACGGTCATTCCGATGTTCAACAGGAACGATGTCATTGCAAATCTCATTGAATGGGCAAGATTCACTCCTGCCCTGACATTTGCAATAGCCTGCACGATACATGGGGGGAACAGTTCACTTTCCACTTTCTGGAACTCCCCAACTCCAAAGTCGGATTTTTTCTCCTCAAGGGTTTCGTTGATATCTGCAAGGTATGGGGTGCATGCCTTGCTGATCTCCTCAGGAATTGAAAGTGGAAGGGCATTCTGTATGCGTGAACGTATGGCTTCCTGCAGCAGGCGGGCAAATTCTTCCTTGCTGATCCTGACATGGCCTGCTTTCATTTTCCTGTTGACCAGTTTCCAGTTCAGGTCCTTTAAGGTAGTTGCAAGTTTGATGTAATCTGTAAAATGAAGGTCAAAAAGGATATCATGGGACTCCACATTCTCGTAGGTCTCTGCATTGATATGGAAATCAATGCCAAGTTCCTGTAGGAACTCCGGTTGCTGCGTCTTAAGAAGCCTGTATGCAGCTTTTGCTTCGGCAAGTGCATATTTTCTTATCAGGAACTGGTCATCGATACAGGATACCAGTATCCTTGCAAAAGGGTATGACAAAAGTTCGGTGAGGATCTTTCCCTCTTCCGAAGCTGAAGGTGACGGTTTTTCGATCTCACCTGTAAGCGATTGTATAACACGTTCCTTTCCCCTCATGCGGGCAGAGTCAAGTGCGCGGGAGGATAAGAGTTTCTCTGGTGAAAAACCGAGGCCACCGACATACTCGGATGCCTCGGATACAAAAGGATATAAGGCGAGATCTCTGCTGTCCATTTTAGTCAGATTCGATCCTTGGTGCCAGGAGATATCCGATAGTGCCGGCTCCATTAGCAATGGAGAAATTGATCTTTATCGGGAAGTCCTTTCCAAGGTGTAGTGTAACTTCATTGGATTTTGAAGCGGGTTTGATTATGTCTGACAGGTAGTCCAATGAGAACAGTGAACGTGTGTCATTTGCTTTGATGTCAATCAGCTGGTCGCGTGACATTGTGAGTTTCACACGGTCAGTATCGCCTTCAGCTTCCATGAAGAAATTTTCTCCTTCAACGCCAAGTAACATGTGGTCACTTATCTTCTCTGCAGCTTTGACAGCCTTCTGGAGGTCCTTGCCGTTGAGGACGATCTCTGCTGGAAGCTCGAGCTGTGGGATCCTTGGCTCTGCACGAATGGTTGACGGGTCAAGTAATGAGAGGGTGTATGAGAAACCTCCGATCTGGATCTTCAGTTTCTTTGTATCTTCATCAAGTTCCATCTGAACCTTGTCATCCCTGTCTGCAACTGCAAGTATATCACTTACTCTTGACAGGTCCAATCCCAATTCGCAGTCATCTGCACTGAAATCATCAAATGCATCAGTTGCCAGGTCAAAACTGACCATTGCAACGTTTGCAGGATCTACTGCCCGAACCGCGATTCCTTCCGGTGATATCCTGAATCTTGCTTCATCTACGAGTACAGATAATGTTTCGACTGAATCTTTTAGAAGATATGCATCAATTGTCGCCTTGAACATGTTGTTTCTCCGCCAAATAGTTTCGATTTCAACTTCTTTATATCATTTACAGTATATATGCTTTCACTGTTCTTCGCACATATGTCTTCAGTCGTATTCACGCCATGTGAAGCTGCATTTGGTACACTTGAAGAACCTGGTCTCAGATTCATCCGCAGATCTTAGCTGTCTTAGCCACCAGTATGCGACGTTGTTTTCACATTCTGGGCATCTTGCTGTAGTTGTGGGGAGTCCTTCATCAATATCGCCTTCAAGTACTGTGACCTCTCTTTCTTCACGGTTTGATCTTGATACCAGTTCAGGGTTTGTTTCTTTATCTTTTTCGTACCCACATTTTTTACATTTTAATGACCCTTCGATAGGGAACATCATGCTCTTACATTTTGGACAGAATTCCATTAATATCATCTCCTGCGTCGTCAATCATTTTTCGGTGGTCAAAAGCTATATCCGGTAGCTCCTTTATGTCGAATGAGGCTACTTCAGCTGCGTCAGTGGCGGCTTTTGGTTCGCCGTGGCCTATCGCAAGGTAACATACTGATACAGTATGTCCTCTTGGATCTCGCGAAGGCTCTGAATACACTCCTATCAATTTGACAAGATCGATAGATAGTCCGGTCTCTTCATATGCTTCCCTAATTGCCGCAGATTCGGTCGTCTCGCCTATCTCCACGAAACCACCCGGTAGTGCAAATCCGTTTTTGAAAGGGGGATTCTTTCTTTTTATCAGTATAATCTTACCATTTAAGATGATTACGGCATCAACTGTGAGCAGAGGGGTGGTGGGAACTGTCATTTGAACAAAACCTTAATACATTTAGCAAGATACTATATATGATACCTGTGATAAAGGTGTTTGATAATGATAGAAAACGTACTATGGATTGCAGTTGCCCTGATGATATTATCCTCGATCATACCTGCAACAAGGGGAATAAAGTTCCTCACAGGTGGTGTAGGGTGGATATTCTTTTCTCTCCATTGGGCATACCAGCCGTTACATTATATTGAGATTAGTGACTATTTCAATGTAGTTCTTACCCTGGCAATTGCTGCCTTCTGCCTTTTCATGGCACATAGTATGATACGTGAGTACAAGGGACCTTCAGAATCAGGACTTTCTCAGGATACCAATATCATTCTGATGGTTACGAGCGCAACGGCAATAGGCTCATTGTTCTACTTCCCTTTCGCGAACATTCTTTCCCTGAATCAGTGGATCATATCCAATGTGACCAATGCTACAGCTGGTTTGCTTGGACTTCTGGGTTACAATGTGGAGTCTACATGGCACATGATTACCTATAATGGTTACACCGTACAGATCATACTTGCCTGTACTGCCATCGAAAGTATTGCCCTGTTCACAGGACTGATTATCTCCATCAATGCGCCTTTCAAAAGGCTCATGTCAGCTTTCATGGTATCTGTGCCCGTAATATATATGTTGAACATCGTCAGGGATGCCTTTGTGATAGTGGCTTATGGGGACCAGTGGTTCGGAGCTGAAAGTTTTGAGATCGCCCATCATGTGGTCGCAAAGATCGGTTCAGCCATTGCACTCTTTGTGATCGCTTATGTTGTGATGCGAATATTGCCTGAACTTCTTGACATGATCGATGGGTTGTGGCAAATGACAACCCGGCAGATCAGGGACATATTGCGGAAAAGCTAAGGACTTCAGAAATGTTAGCTAAAGATTCGACTTCATGGGTCGCTGTTGTGGGCCTGTTAGCTCTGGCGAGCACAATAGCATCCAATTTTACAGGTCTTGAATTACTTCGTTACCTGTCATATCTTGGTCTTGCTCTCTTTCTCTTTATAGTATGGTTCTTCAGGGACCCTGAAAGGACAACAAAGATATGTGACCATTGTCTGTTCTCTGCTGCTGATGGTAAAGTAATAGATATCAGCAATGGCAAGGTCTGCGTATTCATGAACGTTCATAATGTTCATGTAAACCGTGCCCCTATCTCCGGAACCATCCGGGGCATAACTCATATAAAAGGCGGGCATATACCAGCGTTCAATAAGGATTCTGAAAGGAACGAGCGTACGATCACAGTTATTGAAAGCAGCCACGGGGATGTGGAAGTTACTCAGATAGCTGGAGTTCTGGTTCGTAGGATAGTGTCATATTTGAAGGTGGGGGACAAGGTGGCCAGTGGACAAAAGATCGGAATGATACGCTTTGGTTCCCGGGTCGATGTGACCATTCCATCTGATTTTGAGATATCGTGCAAGGTCGGTGACCGTGTGCATGCAGGGGAAACCATGATCGCAAAAGAAAAAGGATTCAAGAGGGAAAAACAATGATGTTCAAAACCCTCCGGGTCCCGGATCTTATGACACTTGGGAATGCCCTTTTTGGTATGATGGCGATCTTCAGTGCATGCTCCGGGCATGCTGACCTTGCTTTCATACTCATCCTTTTCGCAGCTATTGCTGATGGCATGGATGGTTTTCTGGCACGTCGGATGCCTAACAGTGCTATCGGTGAGTATCTGGATTCCCTTGCAGATGCTATCTCCTTTGGTGTTGCACCTGCAGCTGCCTTATATTTTATCTATGGTTATTCTCATCCTTACCTAATGGCCATTGGGGCATGCTTCTATCTGTTCTGTGGAATTATACGACTTGCAAGGTTCAACACAAAACAGAAAACCATCCCTGATTTTGAAGGCCTGCCTATAACCGCAGCTGCTGTAGTGATCGCTTCCTATCTGCTCATGGCAGACAGGTACGTCCATTTCTACGGAGTTATCGCAATTATGCTGTTGCTCTCTTTGCTTATGGTAAGTGAGTATCCTTATCCTAAGTTGAGGGGGCCAAAAGCAATGGCTTTTGTAGCTATCGTATTCATTTTACCCATAGCATCTTACATTGTATTGCCTGCATATCTTCCAATATTCTCAACAGCAATGTTCCTGCTTCTATTACTTTATCTTGAGTCTCCTATTATGAGGGTTCCAAGAAAGTATTATGAGGACTAATGGGGCTTGAGTAGGAATCTAAAATAGGGGTAGGGGCTTTAAGCCCCCCTTTTAATGTCTTATTCTTCAGCCTGACTGGCCACTTCAACAGTTATGCCACGTTCGTTCGCATCCACAACGATCGTGCAGCCTTCGGGAGCTTTACCTTCAACGATCAGTTTTGCAACTGCTGTCTCGACCTCGTTCTGAATGACACGTTTAAGTGGTCGTGCTCCGAAAGACTCGCTGTATCCTGCATCTCCAAGATAATGCTTTGCAGCATCGGTGAGCTCAAGGCTGATCCTCTTCTCCTTGAGCCTGTGGACAAGGTCTGCAACCTTGATGTCCACTATCTGCACAATCTGGTCCTTTGTCAGCGGCCTGAAGATTGCAAGTTCATCGATACGGTTGATGAACTCCGGTCTGAAGTGTTTGGTCAGCTCGTTCTGTGCCATCTCCTGCATGCTGGCGTAGTCTTCCCCCTTCTCGAGCTTTGAGATGGCGTAGTCCACGCAGATGTTCGATGTCATGATGATCAACGTGTTCTTGAAGTTTACAGTCCTTCCGTGTGAATCTGTCAGGCGTCCGTCATCAAGTATCTGGAGCATAACATTGAACACATCATGGTGGGCCTTTTCGATCTCATCGAACAGGACCACGGAATATGGTCTCCTGCGTACTGCTTCGGTAAGCTGCCCTCCTTCCTCATGGCCTATGTAGCCCGGCGGCGCACCGATCAGCCTTGATACGGTGTGCTTTTCCATGTATTCGGACATGTCGATGCGGATCATGTTGTTCTCATCATCGAAGAGCTCAGTTGCCAGTGCTTTGGCGAGTTCTGTCTTACCCACACCGGTAGGTCCGAGGAAAATGAAACTTCCTATTGGTCTCTTGGGGTCCTTGATGCCGGCATAGGCACGGATGACAGCGTCGGAGACAGCTTTTACTGTTTCATCCTGTCCGACCAATCTCTCATGGAGCTTGTCTTCCAGGTGGATAAGCTTCTCACGTTCTCCTTCCATGAGCTTCGTGATCGGGATGTTTGTCCACTGGCTGACCACCTGTGCAATCTCCTCTTCGCCAACCTCTTCTTTGAGAAGCATCTCCTCCTGCTGCTCCTGAAGCTTTGCTTCCTCCTCATTATACTGGTGCTCAAGAGGTGCCAGTGTACCGTATTTCAGCTTTGATGCCTGTTCAAAGTCACCGCTGTTCTCTGCCAGCTCAAGCTGGATCTTGATCTCTTCTATTTGCTGTTTCAAAGAGCTCAGGTTTGCGATGATATCCTTTTCACCCTGCCATTTTGCACGCATTGCATCGGACTCGGCACGGATATCTGCCAGCTCTTTCTCAAGGTCTGCCAGCCTCTCCTTTGAAACCGCATCCTTCTCTTTCTTAAGTGCTTCCCGCTCGATCTCCAGTTGCAGGATCTTTCTGTCGGCTTCGTCAAGCTCCGGTGGCTTGCTGTCTATGGATGTCCTGACCTTTGCAGCTGCTTCATCCACAAGATCGATGGCCTTGTCCGGCAGGAACCTGTCCGAGATGTATCGGTCGCTGAGAACCGCTGCTGCCACGAGTGCTGTATCCTTTAGCCTCACTCCGTGGTGGACCTCATATCTCTCTTTCAGTCCTCTCAGGATGGAGATGGTGTTCTCTACATCCGGCTGGTCCACCAGTACAGGCAGGAATCGCCTCTCAAGAGCCGCATCCTTTTCAATGTACTTGCGATACTCATCAAGGGTCGTAGCACCAATACAGTGTAGTTCCCCTCTTGCAAGCATGGGTTTTAGCAGATTCCCTGCATCCATGGCGCCCTCTGTGGCACCCGCACCCACAATGGTGTGGAGTTCATCGATAAAGAGGATGATCTGTCCTTCGGATTCCGCAACTTCCTTTAGGACTGCCTTGAGACGTTCCTCGAACTCTCCCCGAAACTTTGCTCCTGCGATCAGTGAACCCATGTCAAGTGCGATTATCTTCTTATCTTTCATGGCATCGGGAACATCTCGTTTTGCGATACGCAATGCAAGTCCTTCTACAATTGCGGTCTTTCCGACTCCGGCTTCTCCGATAAGGACGGGGTTGTTCTTCCTGCGCCTGGAAAGGATCTCTATGGTGTGTCTGATCTCCTGGTCCCTTCCGATCACAGGGTCAAGCTTTCCCTGTGCAGCAAGTTCGGTAAAGTCAATTCCGTATTTCTTGAGCGGTTCCATGGTGTCTTCGGGATTTTCACTTGTAATGCGTCGATTCCCCCTTAGTTCTTTTATTGCCTGTAAAGTGGCTTCAAGTGTGATCCCCGCTTCTCCAAGTATGCGATAGCTGGGACTTCCTTTTTCTTTTAGTAATGCTATGAGCAGGTGTTCAACGCTGACATATTCATCGTTCATGGAGCGGGCTTCCTTGTCAGCAGTATCGAGTACCCTGTTATATGACTGGCTTACGTACGCCTGCTCACTTCCCGGGCCTGATACCTGTGGCAATCCGGACAAATGCTCCTCTAGCTTTTGGACGATCGTTTGTGTGTCCGTGCCCATATTGTTGAGAAGTGTAGGTACAAGGCCGCTATCCTGTTCCATTAATGCAAGGAACAGATGTTCACAATCTGTCTGCTGGTTATAGTACCTTGCAGAAATGGTGAATGATTTCTGGACAGCTTCCTGTGCTTTCTGTGTAAAACGGTTTAGATCCATTTGAACCTCCTTATGTTATGGTCATGTAATGGTTTGTTCTACTTCATGTGATCAATATATGGATTACATGCGCGTACTCAACAATGACCCAATTGCATCTTGAAGCATACTCCCCTTGCTTACTTGATGGCATAATTGTATTTCCAGGTCACAATCGGGTATTTTTGTGAACTGCATGATTCAACACTTCAAATTGTCTGTTCTACTATTTAAGCGTTTTGCATAATATGGGGATTAATCTCGATATTATATCATTCATATTAATTTTATGGAAATCATATCCACAAAAACAATAAGGTATATATGCTTTGAACATCAAAGTATAATTGATGGCTCATCAGATCATTCTTATCAATATTGAAAAACCTGTGGAAAAAGATCTCGAGAAAGATATTCACTGGTTTTGCGATAGCTTTGGGCTTTCCTCTGGCAGGGATGTCGAGAATATTTCCAAAAAGATAGTCATGGACCTGCTTTCAAATCTGTCTCATGATGAAGGAGTTACGTCTGAAATGCTTGCACGCTCTCTGGGTATTAATTTATCCCGGGTGAATCATCACCTTCGCAATCTTATAGGTTCTGGTCTTGTATATCGAAGAAAAAAGATGCTGTATCTTCGTGGTGGAAGCCTTAAAGCCGCGGTCTGCGAGATGAGAAAAGATTCTGAAAGGATATTCGATGAGCTGGAAAAGATCGCAGAAGATATCGATAATGAGGTCGGCTTGAGAAGTAGATGAGTTTTAGCTTCCTGTTTTTGATGTCTTGATTCGAATGGTTCGGCACTCTTATATATTGCATGCTTATATATTATACTTTGAATGATTGTGGGGTACAGTTATTCATATTGGGCTTCTGGGAGGTTTTCCTATCACCGCAAATGATGCATCTGGCGTAAAAGATGATCCTGACGCAGATCGGATGAGATCTTCTTCTAAAGAAAAGTTCAAGGGGGAAATTTCCGGTACTAAAGATGTGGAGAGGATGGTCAAAAGCAGAGAGTCCCTTTTAAGGAATGTTCTGGAAGCTACAGATGATGGTATATCCTTTTTTGATAACCACGGAACGATCAGGCTGACGAACAATAAATTCAGGGAGATCTGGAATATTCCTGATGAGTCTGACATTGGGAAGAACTACCTTGAGGCATTTGCCAAATATGGTGTACCTCAACTGAAAAATGCTAGTCTGGTCCTTTCAAAGATAAAGACGTTTTCAAATTCGATAGAAAGAGATTCAGATATCCTTTATTTCAAGGATGGGCGTATTTTTGAGTACCATCTTTTCCCTGTTATCACAGATGGTGTGGTCAAAGGACATGTTTGCAGTTATCGTGATATCACGATGAGGAAAAAGGTGGAGTCCGATCTTCAGGAATATGCCTGGGAACTGGAACGCTCAAATGAACTTAAGGATCTTTTCACTGATATCATACGCCATGACCTGCTGAATCCTGCAGGTCTTGTCAAAGGATTTGTTGAAATATTGCTTAAAAGGGAGTTTGATCCGGATACTACTGGAAAACTCCTTGCTATTGAAAGAAGTAATAAAAACCTTATCGACATGATCGAATCAGCTTCCAAGCTTTCAAGGCTGGAATCTATAAGTGAACTGGAATTCAAGGAATTGAATGTTGGTGCATTTTTGAGGATGGCAATAGAGGCTCTTCGTGTTCAATTCAAAAGTAAGAATATAGTTCTTGAAAACAATGCAAATGGTATCTATAAAGCAAAAATAAGTCCGGTACTGGAAGAAGTTTTTACGAATTTACTTTCGAATGCAGTAAAATATAGTCCTGAGAACAGCAAGGTGATTGTTGATATTCTTGACAATGGGGAAGAGTGGAAGGTAACAGTAACCGATTTCGGTGAAGGGGTTGCTGATGAGGATAAACCATACGTTTTCGAAAGGTTCAAGCGTGTTAACAAGGCTGCAGTGAAAGGAACGGGTTTGGGTCTTGCTATTGTCAAAAGGATAATTGATCTGCACGGTGGCGAAGTAGGTGTGGAAGATAATCCTGCAGGTAATGGAAGTGTTTTCTGGGTAACTGTAAAGAAAGCCTGATATTTCCTCCTGTTCTATTGATTTCAGGTGACCGTATTAATTTTATATTTTCAGGTCAATTTCGCTGCAGCAATGATCATGGTAGGTAACATATGGCCGAAAACACAATAACCGACAGGGATAACGTCTTTTTTGAAGC from Methanococcoides methylutens includes:
- a CDS encoding sensor histidine kinase, with product MWGTVIHIGLLGGFPITANDASGVKDDPDADRMRSSSKEKFKGEISGTKDVERMVKSRESLLRNVLEATDDGISFFDNHGTIRLTNNKFREIWNIPDESDIGKNYLEAFAKYGVPQLKNASLVLSKIKTFSNSIERDSDILYFKDGRIFEYHLFPVITDGVVKGHVCSYRDITMRKKVESDLQEYAWELERSNELKDLFTDIIRHDLLNPAGLVKGFVEILLKREFDPDTTGKLLAIERSNKNLIDMIESASKLSRLESISELEFKELNVGAFLRMAIEALRVQFKSKNIVLENNANGIYKAKISPVLEEVFTNLLSNAVKYSPENSKVIVDILDNGEEWKVTVTDFGEGVADEDKPYVFERFKRVNKAAVKGTGLGLAIVKRIIDLHGGEVGVEDNPAGNGSVFWVTVKKA
- a CDS encoding winged helix-turn-helix transcriptional regulator, translated to MAHQIILINIEKPVEKDLEKDIHWFCDSFGLSSGRDVENISKKIVMDLLSNLSHDEGVTSEMLARSLGINLSRVNHHLRNLIGSGLVYRRKKMLYLRGGSLKAAVCEMRKDSERIFDELEKIAEDIDNEVGLRSR
- the clpB gene encoding ATP-dependent chaperone ClpB, with the protein product MDLNRFTQKAQEAVQKSFTISARYYNQQTDCEHLFLALMEQDSGLVPTLLNNMGTDTQTIVQKLEEHLSGLPQVSGPGSEQAYVSQSYNRVLDTADKEARSMNDEYVSVEHLLIALLKEKGSPSYRILGEAGITLEATLQAIKELRGNRRITSENPEDTMEPLKKYGIDFTELAAQGKLDPVIGRDQEIRHTIEILSRRRKNNPVLIGEAGVGKTAIVEGLALRIAKRDVPDAMKDKKIIALDMGSLIAGAKFRGEFEERLKAVLKEVAESEGQIILFIDELHTIVGAGATEGAMDAGNLLKPMLARGELHCIGATTLDEYRKYIEKDAALERRFLPVLVDQPDVENTISILRGLKERYEVHHGVRLKDTALVAAAVLSDRYISDRFLPDKAIDLVDEAAAKVRTSIDSKPPELDEADRKILQLEIEREALKKEKDAVSKERLADLEKELADIRAESDAMRAKWQGEKDIIANLSSLKQQIEEIKIQLELAENSGDFEQASKLKYGTLAPLEHQYNEEEAKLQEQQEEMLLKEEVGEEEIAQVVSQWTNIPITKLMEGEREKLIHLEDKLHERLVGQDETVKAVSDAVIRAYAGIKDPKRPIGSFIFLGPTGVGKTELAKALATELFDDENNMIRIDMSEYMEKHTVSRLIGAPPGYIGHEEGGQLTEAVRRRPYSVVLFDEIEKAHHDVFNVMLQILDDGRLTDSHGRTVNFKNTLIIMTSNICVDYAISKLEKGEDYASMQEMAQNELTKHFRPEFINRIDELAIFRPLTKDQIVQIVDIKVADLVHRLKEKRISLELTDAAKHYLGDAGYSESFGARPLKRVIQNEVETAVAKLIVEGKAPEGCTIVVDANERGITVEVASQAEE